Proteins encoded together in one Pongo abelii isolate AG06213 chromosome 8, NHGRI_mPonAbe1-v2.0_pri, whole genome shotgun sequence window:
- the LOC100456399 gene encoding small ribosomal subunit protein RACK1-like → MTEQMTLRGTLKGHNGWVTQIATTPQFPDMILSASRDKTIIMWKLTRDETNYGIPQRALRGHSHFVSDVVISSDDQFAPSGSWDGTLHLWDLTTGTTTRRFVGHTKDVLSVVFSSDNRQIVSGSRDKTIKLWNTLGVFKYTVQDESHSEWVSCVRFSPNSSNPVIVSCSWDKLVKVWNLANCKLKTNHIGHTGYLNTVPVSPDGSLCASGGKDGQAMLWDLNEGKHLYTLDGGDIINTLCFSPNRYWLCAATGPSIKIWDLEGKIIVDELKQEVISTSSKAEPPQCTSLAWSADGQTLFAGYTDNLVRVWQVTIGMR, encoded by the coding sequence ATGACTGAGCAGATGACCCTTCGTGGCACCCTCAAGGGCCACAACGGCTGGGTAACCCAGATCGCTACTACTCCGCAGTTCCCGGACATGATCCTCTCCGCCTCTCGAGATAAGACCATCATCATGTGGAAACTGACCAGGGATGAGACCAACTATGGAATTCCACAGCGTGCTCTGCGGGGTCACTCCCACTTTGTTAGTGATGTGGTTATCTCCTCAGATGACCAGTTTGCCCCCTCAGGATCCTGGGATGGAACCCTGCACCTCTGGGATCTCACAACGGGCACCACCACGAGGCGATTTGTGGGCCATACCAAGGATGTGCTGAGTGTGGTCTTCTCCTCTGACAACCGGCAGATTGTCTCTGGATCTCGAGATAAAACCATCAAGCTATGGAATACCCTGGGTGTGTTTAAATACACTGTCCAGGATGAGAGCCACTCAGAGTGGGTGTCTTGTGTCCGCTTCTCGCCCAACAGCAGCAACCCTGTCATCGTCTCCTGCAGCTGGGACAAGCTGGTCAAGGTATGGAACCTGGCTAACTGCAAGCTGAAGACCAACCACATTGGCCACACAGGCTATCTGAACACGGTGCCTGTCTCTCCAGATGGATCCCTCTGTGCTTCTGGAGGCAAGGATGGCCAGGCCATGTTATGGGATCTCAACGAAGGCAAACACCTTTACACGCTAGATGGTGGGGACATCATCAACACCCTGTGCTTCAGCCCTAACCGCTACTGGCTGTGTGCTGCCACAGGCCCCAGCATCAAGATCTGGGATTTAGAGGGAAAGATCATTGTAGATGAACTGAAGCAAGAAGTTATCAGTACCAGCAGCAAGGCAGAACCACCCCAGTGCACCTCCCTGGCCTGGTCTGCTGATGGCCAGACTCTGTTTGCTGGCTACACAGACAACCTGGTGCGAGTGTGGCAGGTGACCATTGGCATGCGCTAG